One genomic segment of Methanofastidiosum sp. includes these proteins:
- a CDS encoding ABC transporter ATP-binding protein, protein MSIVLEAKNLEKKFSDVIAVNKINFKVNEGEVFGFLGPNGAGKTTTMKMIQCVSPKTSGDLKVFGLDIGKNPREIKKLMGVVPQMDNLDPDFSVLGNLIQYSRYFDIPIEEAKKRANQLIEYVQLTEKKDSSVEKLSGGMKRRLVLARAMINDPRLLILDEPTTGLDPQARHLIWEKLKDLSSKGITVVITTHYMEEAERLCDRLVIMDNGEILVEGTPKELVRKYVGEHIVETDNTLEIKACLEKNNINYEVANESVEIYNENISDITNLILKECVDSGVTARPATLEDVFLKLTGRKLRE, encoded by the coding sequence TTGAGCATTGTCCTTGAAGCCAAAAATCTAGAAAAGAAATTCAGTGACGTTATTGCCGTCAATAAAATCAATTTCAAGGTAAACGAAGGGGAGGTTTTTGGATTTTTGGGGCCAAATGGGGCGGGTAAAACTACCACGATGAAGATGATTCAATGCGTTTCACCAAAAACTTCAGGCGATCTTAAGGTGTTTGGGTTAGACATTGGTAAAAATCCAAGAGAAATCAAGAAACTGATGGGGGTAGTCCCTCAGATGGATAATCTTGATCCAGATTTTTCTGTTCTTGGAAATCTTATCCAGTATTCAAGATACTTTGACATACCGATAGAAGAGGCTAAAAAGAGGGCAAATCAATTAATTGAGTATGTTCAACTCACAGAAAAAAAAGATAGTTCAGTCGAAAAACTTTCTGGTGGGATGAAAAGAAGGCTTGTATTAGCAAGGGCAATGATTAATGATCCAAGACTCCTTATTCTAGATGAGCCAACTACGGGTCTTGACCCTCAGGCAAGGCATCTGATTTGGGAGAAATTAAAGGATCTTTCCTCAAAAGGGATAACTGTCGTTATAACGACTCACTACATGGAAGAAGCGGAACGATTATGCGACAGATTAGTTATAATGGACAATGGGGAAATACTAGTTGAAGGTACTCCGAAGGAACTTGTACGAAAATATGTCGGAGAACATATAGTAGAAACGGATAATACCCTGGAAATAAAGGCATGCCTTGAAAAAAATAATATTAACTATGAAGTGGCAAATGAAAGTGTAGAAATATATAATGAAAACATATCCGATATAACTAATCTGATACTCAAGGAATGCGTTGACAGCGGTGTTACAGCAAGACCTGCAACTTTAGAGGATGTATTTCTGAAACTAACGGGGAGAAAGCTAAGGGAATAA
- a CDS encoding rhodanese-like domain-containing protein: MRKILTVFIILFLAASSFGIVSAQKNVALVANSIDYNLNSNIISILQSRGMNIVYFSRTDSGYNSYPYVIIIGGPDSPEHTGFLSLQILPPNESYNLRNIRGYQIFYEKRDQWLSKQEVFVIAGSDRENTNFAVQSNLVTLIDRIVEDTGSTAVPYHVINSSQLKQWIASGEPLFIIDVRNSDEYRAGHIPGAVNITGIELGSVLSSIPRDRKIIVYCSTSQAAVTNAQFLANKGFANVYALTDPYSVYINS; the protein is encoded by the coding sequence ATGAGAAAAATACTGACTGTTTTTATAATATTATTCTTGGCGGCATCTTCATTTGGTATTGTATCCGCTCAAAAAAATGTTGCGCTTGTTGCAAATTCTATAGACTATAATCTTAACAGCAATATAATCTCTATTCTTCAAAGTCGAGGTATGAATATTGTTTACTTTAGCAGAACAGATTCAGGTTATAACTCCTACCCCTATGTGATCATTATCGGGGGGCCGGATTCACCGGAGCATACAGGATTCTTATCATTACAGATATTGCCTCCAAATGAAAGCTACAATCTAAGAAATATCAGGGGCTATCAGATATTCTATGAAAAGAGGGATCAGTGGCTTTCTAAACAGGAAGTCTTTGTGATTGCAGGAAGCGATAGAGAAAATACTAACTTCGCAGTTCAGAGTAATCTTGTTACATTGATAGATAGAATTGTAGAAGATACAGGTAGCACAGCAGTACCTTATCATGTCATTAATTCATCTCAACTAAAACAGTGGATAGCTAGCGGCGAGCCACTTTTTATCATAGATGTGAGAAACTCCGATGAGTATCGTGCTGGCCACATACCTGGGGCTGTCAATATAACTGGAATTGAACTGGGGTCAGTACTTTCAAGTATCCCGCGTGATAGAAAAATCATAGTATACTGCAGTACTAGCCAAGCTGCGGTAACAAATGCCCAATTCCTTGCAAACAAAGGATTTGCTAATGTTTATGCATTAACAGACCCATACTCAGTCTATATAAACAGCTAA
- a CDS encoding prenyltransferase/squalene oxidase repeat-containing protein, which translates to MLNDSNYLKEHLKFSPITPLLLSDNKALTYFVMGDLLDEDPGNIESLWELKEAISILNKQQEDGSWKYSGCKEEIRFQRNYNQLETYRILRVLVEKYGLNNTNNAISKACEFLFSFQTEEGDFRGIYGNEYTPNYSAGILEMLIKSGYEKDDRIDLGIKWLLSVRQNNGGWAIPFRTTKHKIRDSMCEKESPIKNDPSKPSSHLVTGIVLRAFAAHNHYRKSNELRKAGAFLKSQFFKKDNYPDHSSSDYWGKLAYPFWWTDIVSSLDSLSKLKFTAEDYNIKIGLDYLIENQRSDGTWKACYGLPKDDDNDVWITLAICRIFKRFYSI; encoded by the coding sequence ATGTTAAATGATTCTAATTATTTGAAAGAGCATCTGAAATTCAGCCCAATTACACCCCTTCTCTTATCTGACAATAAGGCCCTAACATATTTTGTGATGGGGGATTTATTAGATGAAGATCCAGGCAACATAGAATCATTGTGGGAATTAAAAGAGGCGATATCAATACTGAATAAGCAACAGGAAGATGGGTCTTGGAAATATTCCGGGTGTAAAGAAGAGATTCGCTTCCAGAGGAACTACAACCAACTTGAAACATATAGAATTCTCCGTGTTTTAGTTGAAAAGTATGGCCTAAACAACACAAATAATGCTATTTCAAAGGCTTGTGAATTTCTCTTTTCCTTCCAAACTGAAGAAGGCGACTTTAGAGGCATATATGGGAATGAATATACGCCAAACTACTCTGCAGGCATCTTAGAGATGTTAATAAAATCAGGATATGAAAAGGATGACAGAATTGATCTTGGGATAAAATGGCTTTTATCCGTGAGGCAGAATAATGGCGGATGGGCAATACCCTTCAGGACCACTAAACACAAGATTAGGGATTCCATGTGCGAAAAAGAGAGTCCCATAAAAAATGATCCAAGTAAACCTTCTTCCCATTTGGTAACTGGGATAGTCCTAAGGGCTTTTGCAGCACATAATCATTACCGAAAATCAAATGAACTAAGAAAAGCCGGCGCATTCCTCAAATCACAATTTTTTAAGAAAGATAATTACCCAGATCACAGCTCATCTGATTACTGGGGGAAGCTAGCTTACCCTTTCTGGTGGACCGACATTGTTTCTTCTCTTGACTCTCTTTCCAAGTTAAAATTTACCGCTGAGGATTACAACATCAAGATAGGGCTAGATTACTTAATTGAAAATCAAAGGTCAGATGGAACTTGGAAAGCGTGCTACGGCCTCCCAAAAGACGATGACAACGATGTATGGATTACATTGGCTATTTGCAGAATATTCAAGAGGTTCTATTCGATTTAA
- a CDS encoding ABC transporter permease, translating to MLGLSYRFLKPWRRNIVTFFRTWKLNFVPPFLEPVLYLLALGFGLGGFIENVDGIPYAKFIAPALVSISVMNASFFECTYTSFVRMYYLKTFDAMVSTPISIEEVIAGELFWGATRSTIYATIMLPVLLAFGVVEMPSSLLIIPFAFLGGLLFSCIAMCFTALSPTIDTLSYPSFLFITPMFLFSGTFFPMTVLPEAIQYVALAILPLAHIVIINRALTLGIYSFSLITSLLWILGATIIFFLVSIRLMKRRLIV from the coding sequence ATGTTAGGGCTCAGCTATAGATTTTTGAAACCGTGGAGAAGGAACATTGTAACATTTTTTAGGACATGGAAACTTAATTTTGTCCCTCCTTTCTTAGAACCAGTCCTTTACCTATTGGCATTGGGATTTGGGTTAGGTGGATTTATAGAAAATGTTGATGGTATACCATATGCAAAATTTATAGCGCCTGCCTTAGTCTCCATATCTGTAATGAACGCTTCATTTTTTGAGTGTACATATACTTCCTTTGTCAGAATGTATTATCTAAAGACTTTTGATGCAATGGTCTCTACCCCAATTTCAATAGAAGAAGTTATCGCGGGGGAATTATTTTGGGGCGCAACTAGAAGCACTATTTATGCTACAATAATGCTCCCTGTTTTATTGGCATTTGGTGTTGTGGAAATGCCATCATCTTTACTTATAATACCATTTGCGTTTCTCGGAGGCCTATTGTTTTCTTGTATTGCCATGTGTTTTACTGCATTAAGCCCAACAATTGACACATTAAGCTATCCAAGTTTTCTCTTTATTACTCCAATGTTTTTGTTTAGCGGAACTTTTTTTCCAATGACTGTTTTGCCGGAAGCAATCCAGTATGTAGCTTTGGCGATATTGCCATTGGCCCACATAGTTATAATTAATAGAGCATTGACGCTTGGAATATACAGTTTTTCATTAATAACAAGCCTATTGTGGATTTTAGGCGCAACAATAATATTCTTTTTAGTATCGATAAGGCTAATGAAAAGAAGATTGATAGTCTAA